TGGGTTCAGTGAGGGGTCTGGGCTCAGTGAGGGGTCTGGGCTCAGTGAGGGGTCTGGGCTCAGTGAGGGGTCTGGGTTCTGCGAGGGGTCTGGGTTCTGCGAGGGGTCTGGGTTCTGCGAGGGGTCTGGGCTCAGTGAGGGGTCTGGGTTCTGTGAGGGGTCTGGGTTCTGTGAGGGGTCTGGGCTCAGTGAGGGGTCTGGGCTCAGTGAGGGGTCTGGGCTCAGTGAGGGGTCTGGGTTCTGTGAGGGGTCTGGGTTCTGCGAGGGGTCTGGGCTCAGTGAGGGGTCTGGGTTCTGTGAGGGGTCTGGGTTCTGTGAGGGGTCTGGGCTCAGTGAGGGGTCTGGGTTCTGCGAGGTGGCGGGTCACGGCATCATTATTTGGGCTTCCAGTTGCCGTGCAGGGGACATTTCTtctggctcccccccccccccctcggaggCTTTTTCCAACGATGGAAAGCTTCTCACGCTCTTCTCTTTTTATTCGTGTCCTCGCGGATTAGACGAGTTCCCTGGTGGAGTCGTGCTGCGGCGCCGGGCATCGTTCCTCCTTTTGGACGTCAAATATCTCGAGCGGTTCACTCGATGTCCGGTGGAGGAGTCGTCGGCTCGGTGCTCTCCGGCTTCACGCGGTGCTCCCGCTCACTTGTTGCTTCAGTTCCTGACATCTTTTTTGTGTTGGCGCGATGTCCACATGGCTCTAGTTCCAtttcctcactcctctcccacTGGTaaataccagtgtgtgtgtgtgtgtgttttctcaggcTTGATCCTGGTTCTGGCTGCCAGTCACGTTGTATAACTGATCCCTGTTAATGGCCTCGTGTGGTTTCCATCGCTTTTCTTCTCCAGGATATccgtctccttttttttttatagctccTGCAGATCTCGACACGCCAGATGTTGTATTGTCTAACCCGGGATTTGACCTTGTCCTCTTTCCAAGCCTTTTTGTCTCGGTAATTTTATTGGTATGATTCTTGATTCAATATTGACTTTAGGAGGATAGCGGTGCCGGAGTTCATTATGAGCACGCTCATCTTCCACAATGAGGACCGGGCCGCGTCAATAGAAACCGGGTCGCTGTTCAAAAGGCGCCGCagctttttattcatttattcagatGAAGTCGGACATGACGGATTAACTCGTGTTCGCTGATGAGCACGATAAATaaaacctgagtgtgtgtgtgagtggcaaACGGAAGGAGAAAGATCGGGTTCTCTGTTTGTATGTAAAACAAGAACATGACAAAGGGCTTTGTGTGGCGTGCAGACAAACAACGTGCGAAGGTTACATAACGCACATTGGATCTCTGGGCGGGGCCGGCGCCACGGAGCGGCCCGTCTCACTGCTCGCTGCAAACTGTGTTTGAGAGTGCCGTGGCGCGTTTACCGTTTGCTCGACGCTCATCTATTGAGGTGTGTGAAGTAGCACCCAGGTTACGCTTTACGAGGCAATAAACACACAATTTGTGTGTGATTTAAACACCCAGTTTTATGAGTGTTTGAtccactgtgtgtatgtgtgtgtgtgtatgtgtgtgtgtgtgtgtgtgttctctataGGCACTGGGAGGCCATTAAGAAACTGGATGAGGCCATCCAGCTGACTCCAGACGACCCACTGCTGTATGAGATGAAGTCTCAggtatattctatatatttatttatttatatatatttataaatttatatatttataaatatatttatatatatttattgatatatttatatatatttatatatatatttctccccATAGTTATCTTATCTCCTACTTTTTCCACGACACGTCTCTCCAGCATGTTTTTCCGACCGctttaatatttagtttttttagctcctcttcctttcctgtcgcttcacttcctcttcctctctccttcctcggcTCCCGTGTATACttctggaagaggaggaggaggcgcacagACAAactccattttctttttctcgtcCATTTACGACAACAAACCCAATTAAATCTCTCCTTTATGGCCCTCGCTGTGTGCCTCATATAGTATTATCCATTATCGGTCACAtgagaaggaaggaagccattagagagagagagagacattagagaGCCCGGGACTTGGAAAACCAGCGCAGTGACTGACTTGAAACGTGACGTCGTTTGCGTCGATTCATCTCCTATGTGTTgtgacaatacacacacacacacacacacacacacacatctaacctACTAGCGTCCGTTATACAATGAGACTGGCCCTCGTCATATTTCCCGTTACGGACCCTGGATGATGAGGCCGGTCCTCATGTCTTCCCTTCATCACTTTCTTCCGCATTAACTGGATCAGTGTTGCGTCACTCTGGACGTCTGGCACGGAGGACGTCGGCGGCGCCGCGTCCTCTCGGCCTTTAAGCTCATCTGCGTGGTAAAAAGTCGTGAGGTTAAATTTCGCTTTTCCAATTTAGGTGAATTTCTCTGTTCtgtgaggtctgtgtgtgtttttaaaaacctCTGTCTAGATTCTTTCTGCAGATTGCTCTGCACATAGGGCCTTGTTGGTTTAAGCTACACCCCCATGTGACCGCAGCGGTCTGAATAAGAGagtaatacaacattttaaaaactcaaaGGGAAGTTTTAAAAGGCCTCGTTTCGTCCAATCAACAGCCCCAAAACTCAAGATATTCAGTTTGCACTGACATAAAACATTAAAGGCGTTAGAAACGtatttaaatattgtaaatctctctctctctctgagtctctCTAACCCTCTCTAACCGAGTCCTTTGATCATGcgccttttcttcctctccacaGGTGCTGACCCTTCTCCAGGAAGTGTTTCCCGCGGTGAAGGCGGCGGAGATGGCGGTGAAGTTCCGCCCCCTGTGGTGGGAGGGCTGGCAGACTCTGGGCCGCGCCCAGCTCAACCTGGGGGAGGTGGACCTGGTGAGCAGACGCCGGATTTAAAAATACCGCTCCGACGCACCGTGCTGTATTAGGACATTTTGTCCCGTGCGCCGACATCGAAGCCGGCTCGCGTTGCGCAACCGCCGCTGGCATCGGGGCGCAGTCggggggccacgccccttcttaAACTATAAATCGGGCGTGTCTTCTCTTTTTGAAGGTGCTGTCGAGATGCGGCAGTTACTTGTGTTTACTTTAGTCTGTGaacccccccctcgccccccccgccccccggggGCTCAAAACACGCCGGGACCTGTGGGCTGTGCGGCACCCACGGATCTCGGTTACACTCGGCCCCGCCCACTCAGAGAGGAGCAAACAAGacggtgagggagagagagagagggagggagggagagagagggagagagggagagagggaaagagagggagagagggagcgagagggcaCGCTGTCGGAGGACAACAATGGGAAGTGTTGACGTTGCCTGCGCCTAAAGGAAAACCCGATATTTATTGGCGCTCCTCTTGTTTCATAAAGTCGTTGGAGGGAACGAGGCGGCGCGGCTATTTTTAGCGAGACCTGTACGCTCACGTTTCAGATCTTTTGTGAGCGTCGACGTGTTTGAGGTCGTGCCTGTAAGGCGAACGAGTCGGCCCCGTCCCTTCtttcatgttcctctctcctggGAAGAATCCAAATACAACAACCGACTCCCTTCTGAATGTTTTTAATCGTTACGGTGGAGCAGGCTGACCCGCGTGGCGAAGGATTAGTGAGTCGACGAGGTCACGCTGAGACTTCAGCGAGGTCACGATGAGACTTCAGCGAGGTCACGATGAGACTTCAGCGAGGTCACGCTGAGACTTCAGCGAGGTCACGCTGAGACTTCAGCGAGGTCACGATGAGACTTCAGCGAGGTCACACTGAGACTTCAGCGAGGTCACACTGAGACTTCAGCGAGGTCACGATGAGACTTCAGCGAGGTCACGATGAGACTTCAGCGAGGTCACTATGAGACTTCAGCGAGGTCACGATTAAACCTGAGGAGTCGTTTTGGGAACAGAACCTCTCCAAGACTTCACCGTGCAGCTGACTTCACTTTGTTTCACCCAGAAACTCATGAAGCTTTAAGAGTCTTACCGGTTTAGTTTTTAGATTTAACATGACATAATTTATTGTCCGCGATGTTTTTGCTTCTCTGAGGCCACTTGGGACGTCCGTTGGTCTGATGGCATCAAGGCCTGAAGTTCATGAGGGGTTTTTTTATTCTAGGAATGATTTTGGGTTGGATGGCAAAACACGGAGGCTCTctcaggcccccccccctccctttgtgATGGGGTCCCAGTATCCCAGGGTCCAGTATAGTGACCTCTAGCACAGGGCGCTCCCCTCACCTCCCCCCGCTGCAGTCGGGTCCTCGTTGCCCCTGGTTACTCACCACCAGACTCCCGCGGTGGGAACAGTACCAATACACACGGCTGCGTCGCCAGCAGCAGGTGAGCTGTTAataatctctctgtgtgtgtgtgtgtgtgtgtgtgtgtgtgtgtgtgtgtgtgtgtgtgtgtgtgtgtgtgtgtgtgtgtgtgtgtgtgtgtgtgtgtgtgtgtgtgtgtgtgtgtgtgtgtgtgtgtgtgtgtgtgtgtgtgtgtgtgtgtgtgtgtgtgtttgatgacaGGCCAAGCTTGTTAAAAACTTGGCCTGTTGCTCTTGTTTTGTAGTTTTAACAACTTCCAACAGATTAACGTCTCCAGTAGAAATCTGGTCGGGTTCAGAAGTCGTGTGTGTTGCTCTCCGGGCGCAGCGGCACTTCTCTGTCATTTGCTGCTTGATGTTTTCTTTGAGTTTCACTTCCTAATTCACGCGGAAGTAGATCTTAAAAGTGTCGTCGTGAGATTTGGTGCGCTTCTGCAATTGTTGtttaaattcaattcactttattttgtatagctcattattacaaattacaaattcacctccagagggctttacaatctgaacacatagacatccctgacctttgacctttcacatcggatcaggaacaactctaaaaaaaataggaaaaaaggaagaaagcttccctaaatgtgtttttctttatattGAAGTCACGTTATTCATCCGATGGGCTTCATGACCACATTATTCAACTAGTTTTCATCCGATCTGCTTCACACGTACCAGACACCTGTCGCAATCGATTTAGATTGATTTATTCCACAGGCGGCGGacgtttatttaattttttaataaatcacTCTCACACGGACGCCGGTACAGACACGCCTTCGCCCATGTCGTCGTGTCAGCTCGCGCCTGAGCCCGTGGCGTTCGTCCCCCGCAGGCCGTGAGGTCCTTCCAGGTGGCGATCCGCCTCAGCCCGTCGGAGCGCGCCCTGTGGCAGGAGGACCTGCAGTGGGCGCGGCGGCTGCAGCGGCAGCACTCGGCGTCCAAGGAGAAGAGCCGGCAGGAGGAGGCCGCCCGGGAGCAGATCCTCAACGCGCCCGAGCTCCAGCGGGACTACGACTTCGAGTCCGACGAGGTGCTCGCCGCCTGCGTGGCGGTCGCCGAGCGGCAGGCGCGCTacgaggagctgaggaggaccGCCGTGGTCATGGACGCCGAGGGGAACGTGAGGAACGTGCTCGCCGAGGAGCCGGCGACGCAGGAACAGTTCGTCAAAGCAAGAGGACCCTGAAGGgaagagtgagtgtgtggttgtgtgtgtgtgtgtggttgtgtgtgtgtgtgtgtgcccctgaaacaggaagtggcttcTTCAGAGGAGAACGTGAAGGTTTAAACAGGACGGCTGAGTTGTGCTGGTTTACATGTTCCCTCCCCCTTTTTAATGCTgactctgtgtgaagtttgttcatgttttaaagcttcaAACTTTATCTTCCCCGAGTTCCGTGCTTCACCTCGCGCTCAGCTGACGGCGATCGGACGTGATGATCGACTTCAGGAACCGCTCAACGAGTTTCAGCTCGTCGGACGTATTAATGTTTCTGATTGTgtaatgtgcgtgtgtgcgtgtgcgtttgtgtgtgcgtgcgtgcgcggcttccccctagcagtggtcttcagtgtgtgtgtgtgtgtgtgtcaaggaggtagtgagggtgtgtgtgtgaaggaggtagagagggtgtgtgtgtgtgctgctgcttcCCCTTAGCAGTggtattcagtgtgtgtgtgtgtgtgtgtgtgtgtcatgtcaaTACTGTAATAGAGTGTGCATGCTTAAAAAATTCTGAGTGAATAAAATTATAATATGTTTCTTTGtgcttgttttagtttttcgaactaaatgtaatatttattgtGATTTAGTGCGAGAGGAAGTCGTACGCTCTAatttattttcccttttaaaaaatgtatttcatctTTTCATCACGTTTCTATAATTTGCTGCAGAGATAAACCACAAAATAAACTGCAGTAGCAACATAAACTtattttctaaactcttaaTCTTTAAATTGCAGGTAAAAATCTCGCCAAGAATCACAAGTAGAAATAACTGTCGTGTTTCTGAGATGATTCTGAGCGGTCGATATCATATTACTGCAAGAGAAGCCGAACAGGAAGTGATCTGCCCACTCATCACGGCACAAAGGATGCATCGCTTAAACAAAGAGACCTCTGCTCATCAATCttaatcaaatacaaaacaaagagCGCTGGATTACACGTGGACACGCCCTCAGACACGCCCCCGCCTGTCACACATCACTCAGCTGCTCCACATGTTGTTTTAAGAGGTTGCAACACGAGATAAATAGAGATCGTTTGTGGTGCATTCAGGGTGTGCTGTGTGAGTTTATGTCAAACACACATCAGATAGACCAAAATGTGTTGCATCATAACGGCCCCTGTTGAATAAATAAGGGCCACGTCGGGTAACGTGACCTGCTGGCATCGCCATGCCTCGGATCTGAGGCCATTTTTATGGTGGCCTACAAGTCCTGAAAAAGGGCCTAATTAATAGAAACGTCTTCTATTGAGGATCAATCTTTCATTTTCAGTAAAGGCGACCTCGTTCAGGTTCAATGGATTATGTTTCTCTTCATGTGGCGATGCAACTCACTTTTAAATCTGTTTAATTTTTGGATGAAATGCAGATCATATCATTTATTCAATAATCTTTTGAGctataaaatataatttgcatattttctttgtTAAAAACTCAGTTAAAGTCTATTTCCACGAATAAAAAGAAGCACAACCTcacatttaattgtttttttaatctattgAGGACTGatcaatatttaatttttaGCAAAGGATTATTAATTTCTCTTCATGTGGGGTTGCAACTCACTTTTAAgtctttttaattgttttatgagATGCAGATTATATCATTTATTCAATAATCTTTTGagctataaaataaaatgaacatatttTATTACCAGAAGTATATTTCCACTAATAAAAAGCAGCACGACTTCacatttaagtgtttttttaatctgtcGAGGACTGATCAATATTTCATTTTCAGCAGTATTATGGATTATTAATTTCTGTTCAGATCGGGATGCAACTCACTTGTCTTTTAATGTGGGTATGAAATGCagattatattataattttattcAACTATCTTTTGAGCTctaaattaaaatgaacataTTTTTATTGGAAAAACTGTTTAAAATCCACCAAAAGTCtatttccaaaaataaaaagcagcacAACCTCACATGTAAGAGGCTGGAACaagtttggggttttttggggtgcATTTTAGATTAAGAGGATTAATCATTTAGTAAAGATTAATTTTCCATCCATAAACttcccctccagctctctcATAAGTGTCCTCTCACACTACATAACCACCATGAATATTTACGAAGTGTCCTCTCTACATACTTCACATCCGAAACCATAAACAAACCAAAAAGTGAcacaaatatgaatatttaccaacttttgtttatttaagaGTTCGGTATACAACATTGTTCACAAGAGGTTTAACACATTTTATGGTACATTTGACACGTTAACATTGAAACATGAACATGGTATTTATATCAATCTTTATATAAATCCATCTAAGAAAAAGCAAAACCTTTAAACTCATCAGGAAATGTAATATTGTCTTAATCAGCCCATAAAGTCCGATTAGATGAGGAAGTGCACCCGACAAATGAGATGAAGTTCAACCTTTACAAGGAAATGGGCTGGATGGAGTCAAATTAATGATTTTATAATAACATATTACATTAGAAGGCTCCTATTGACATTCTCCACTGCCTGTGTATCGGGGAAAAGCCACCGCTgacttttatatatgtatattgtatatttatcatGTACCAATTTAAAATGGCTCAAAACTATATGGACCTTCTCACAGGGAAGAAAATAACAATTGAAAAACAATACAATTGTGTAGAAAACGTACAATAAATTAACATCGTGGAACTCTTTTCACATTTTCTTTACATTAATTGGGAGGTTGTGgaaacagacaacaacaacaacaacaacaacgagagcTCCTCGGGTTCAGTTTGGAGCTGCTTTGATTGGACTGACGTGTATTTAGTGATGTGCTTTTCTGGTAAATTAATACATGGATTATGAATATTAAGTTCAATAATACAGCGTGATATCTGCAGGTGGATGGATGACTGCGCCAGCCAACAAGGTCCTCACCTTCCAAAAAGCTCCTCGCTCTGAAGGTCTATGACTTATATTGGTCCTCACAAAGATcgcagtacaagtacacacacacacacacacattcaggtcAGACTGACACCGAGCTGCTCAGCTCATGCTTCGTCCTCCGCTGGTCTTCAGAAGCGTTTCCTTTAGTCTCGCGTCTCTTGcttccctcctcgctccctcatATGCATTTCTCCTGCGTGTTGGCGCTCTCGTCCGTGAAGGTCACGTGCAGCGTCGGGTCCTTGCGACACATCAGAAGTTCTCTCAAGGCCGCCGCCCTGTCCCCCGAGGCCTCGACCTCCCGGGTGACCCCCGACGTCTGTGCCGGCGGCGGCCTCTCCGCGTCCGGCGACCTCGCGTCAGGCGACCCCGCGTCCGCCGCCCTCTCGGCGCCCTCACACGGGTACAACACGGTCTGGGAGCTGCTCGCCATCACCTTCGGCTCCCTCAACACCAGCGACGGGGAGTCTCGCGACACGACGGAGGACGAGAGGCGGGAGTCGGCACAGCGGAAgcgcccgccgccgcccccccctcgGCCCCGAGCGCCCATCTCACAGAACAGCCACTTGATTTTCTCCATCAGCTTCAGGACCACCGTCTTACTGAGCAGGATGTAGATCCAAGGGTCCAGGATGGGGTTGACGGAGGCCATGCGGATGGCCAGCAGGTCTTTATTCAGCCCGGAGCGCTCCTCCGTCTTGTTTCTGGACAGCTGGTTCTCAAAGATCCTCAGCTGAGGgccaaaagagagaaaacagggGGTCAGTGGAGGAGCGTGGGCTTTCACCCATCGGGTCTCACCAGGACTTCATCGAGAAGAGTGCTGCCATGTTTATTGAACATTTCCCTCCACGGTTGGCACCGAGTGGTCAAATCTAAATAGACACTGAGCTGAGTGTCACTTCTGTGTACACCCCAGCATGTGGAGACGGCAACGGGCCAATAAGCAGTTCTCCTCATCGCTCACCAGGAGCCCTTTGGCCCCcgagctgcaggtccagaggaACAGAAGACTTCTCGTTGGACTGTTCACCTCCAAGTCTCAAACAATGCCGAGCACTTCAGGGGTCATTCCTCGTGTTCATAGACGTGGCCTCGACATTCtaatcatgataataataataataataataatattttccgACTTGCTTCCAATGGAAGAGGAGTCGTTCCAGGGGTTGTCTGAagttactgagaggtactgatTGGACTCAGACTGCTGAGACGTCATTTTAACTTAATATATTAACTTTAGCTCAACTAAATACATATTAACTTTCGATAAACTTAATATATATTAACTTATTAACTGAATATATTAACTTCAGCTCAACTGAATACGTATTAACACAGAAGGAGGATGTAGTAAAGTTCACACCATGCAGGAAACATCTCCTTTAATAAGACTGTTTGCCGGAAGTCATTCTGCACCTCTCACGCGCTCCTCTGACACGCGCAGGTCTGTTGAGCTCAAACGAGCCAACGGTCAGACTTCACGTGACATCTGGAGAGTTTCTAAAGCACATACATGCGGAGGCGACATCTTTGAACATGCTGTGTTGAATGAAGTCACTAAAAAAATAACGCGTCATTACCAAAATGATCTAGAACAGGACACGAAGGTCTGATAGCTAAATGTAATAAGTAAACTTATCATGCGTGTTGTCATCCATGAGGTTAAAAACCCCGCAcgatcattatttattatttccattACTTTCTGGTGAACATATGTGTccctgttgttgttattgtacatacatgttgcttTTATGTTGTCTTCAATCTCTGTTTTgagatgtattcaattatttgtaCATTTGTAAATTCCTTGTAAGTGGAACCGGAGTCACacataaagctgattctgattgcGTTTTCTTTTTGGTGTCATGCGTAAAGATGGACTTTTTGTGCAAATCAGACTCGTGTTCAcgtgacacacactcaccactagCGGTATGGAGCAGATGAGAACCACCGCCGAGGTCGCTATCAGCAGGATCACCATCTGGATCTCCGCTCCAGCCAACCGTCCGAAACTGCGCCTGCGCCGCAGGTCCGACAAGCGCCTCTGGTCGGCGCCCAGAGACGTGCGTCGGATGAACCGCTTGTGCATCAGGATCAGCGCCGCGCACACCATCACGTTGCATATGATGGTGGCGAGCACGATCACCGAGTTCACGCCCgcgtacatcaaattaaaagtcGCCACCGTCGTCTGGTTGTTCTTCCAGTCGATGAAGCACCACGTGCCCGGCATCTGGCGCGTCACCTTCCCGAACCCCACACTGGGCAGCGCGCAGAACACGATGTTGGACATGTAAATGGCCAAAAGGGTGAGCGCGGCGAGCTTTTGGTTGACGTACTCGTTGTAGAAGTACGCGTGGTTTATTGCCAAGTACCTCTCCACTGACATCGCGAACACAATGCACAGCtgcaccaagaagaagaagagcagaatgAAGCCGGTGTACTGGCACAGGGGCTCGCCGCCGGGCCACGCGCCCTTCACGTAGGTCGCGATGGTGACGGGACTGGCCAGCAGCGTGCCCAGCAGGTCCGTGACCGCCAAGCCACACACCAGGGTGTAAaaagttgtttccttctgtTCCTTTCGTGATATCCGCAGAACCACGATCGCGATGACGTTCCCCACCACCCCGAAAATGAACATAATCGCCGGGATGGTGGGCGGTTGAAATCTCCCCGCATGCGCTGCCGTGGAGTTCATATCTGCAAGGGGGGACTTCTCCTATTGATTCACACGGAGCACTTCCGAACTCTTAACTCCCGCAGTGGTGGCGTTCAGTGCGCATtctccaggatctccagcgagaACCAAATCCATCGTGTCCGAATGCGCCTTTTACGCacggcattaaaaaaaaaaaaaacagtcccGAGCAATGCGTGATGACAATAAGGAGCAATATCCAGCAGGAGGGAGATGTTTGACTCTTTGCCTGCGAGCTGCCTTCACGCTGTGTGTCACTCTGGAGGCTGACAGGCACGTTTCCTCCTGCAGGCGGCTGAAGCGGCTCCTCCTCTGCGCGCTCCACGCAGCCAGTGAGCCGTTGGAGAGGGCGCGCACCCCCATCATGCAGCGCGACGGTATACGTCTCTTGTTTCACTTCTTCACGATCACTGCAGCCAACGGTCGTCATCAGGGCCAAATAAGTACTAATTTATGAGAGAAAATCTGATTAAACGTAGTAGGAGTGCCTCACTTAAGTATTTTCATTTGATGCTGTGTACTTTTCACTCTTTGCatgtcatgtaaaaaaaaaaaaattaaggtGTGTTggtctttatttttcacttaaaag
The window above is part of the Pseudoliparis swirei isolate HS2019 ecotype Mariana Trench chromosome 15, NWPU_hadal_v1, whole genome shotgun sequence genome. Proteins encoded here:
- the ttc33 gene encoding tetratricopeptide repeat protein 33, with the translated sequence MASFGWKRKAGEKVLKSVVQQFEAAAEQPEAAGSRPGDEVDWQHAIKRRRELLMEDCAAKSQRLKDEGTVLAEHGRHWEAIKKLDEAIQLTPDDPLLYEMKSQVLTLLQEVFPAVKAAEMAVKFRPLWWEGWQTLGRAQLNLGEVDLAVRSFQVAIRLSPSERALWQEDLQWARRLQRQHSASKEKSRQEEAAREQILNAPELQRDYDFESDEVLAACVAVAERQARYEELRRTAVVMDAEGNVRNVLAEEPATQEQFVKARGP
- the LOC130205150 gene encoding prostaglandin E2 receptor EP4 subtype-like, translated to MNSTAAHAGRFQPPTIPAIMFIFGVVGNVIAIVVLRISRKEQKETTFYTLVCGLAVTDLLGTLLASPVTIATYVKGAWPGGEPLCQYTGFILLFFFLVQLCIVFAMSVERYLAINHAYFYNEYVNQKLAALTLLAIYMSNIVFCALPSVGFGKVTRQMPGTWCFIDWKNNQTTVATFNLMYAGVNSVIVLATIICNVMVCAALILMHKRFIRRTSLGADQRRLSDLRRRRSFGRLAGAEIQMVILLIATSAVVLICSIPLVLRIFENQLSRNKTEERSGLNKDLLAIRMASVNPILDPWIYILLSKTVVLKLMEKIKWLFCEMGARGRGGGGGGRFRCADSRLSSSVVSRDSPSLVLREPKVMASSSQTVLYPCEGAERAADAGSPDARSPDAERPPPAQTSGVTREVEASGDRAAALRELLMCRKDPTLHVTFTDESANTQEKCI